A portion of the Pseudomonas protegens CHA0 genome contains these proteins:
- a CDS encoding aminopeptidase P family protein has protein sequence MQMPQTLELHNGDKAPATFSPKEYARRLGALRAYMAQQDIDAALFTSYHNINYYAGFLYCSFGRQYALVVTQEHSVLISANIDGGQPGRRATCDAQVIYTDWQRGNFFVAVKQALPRASRLGLEFDHLTLPNHRAFAELYPQAQLLDIAAPCMNLRMLKSAEEQALIRQGARIADIGGAAAIEALHDQVPEYEVAGHATQAMVRAIAEAFPGAELMDTWTWFQSGLNTDGAHNPLTSRRVSPGEVLSLNCFPMIAGYYTALERTLFLGHCPDACLRLWEINVQVHEAGLQLVKPGARCSDIARQLNALYLEHDLLQYRTFGYGHSFGILNHYYGRETGLEFREDVETILEPGMVVSIEPMIRLPEGLPGAGGYREHDILIVDEHGACNITGLPYGPRYNIIGS, from the coding sequence ATGCAGATGCCCCAGACGCTTGAGTTGCACAACGGTGACAAAGCCCCTGCCACCTTCTCCCCCAAAGAATACGCTCGACGCCTGGGCGCCCTGCGGGCCTACATGGCGCAACAGGACATTGACGCCGCGCTGTTCACCTCGTACCACAACATCAACTACTACGCCGGCTTCCTGTATTGCTCCTTCGGCCGCCAGTACGCCCTCGTGGTGACCCAGGAACACAGCGTGCTGATCAGCGCCAATATCGACGGCGGCCAACCGGGACGGCGGGCGACCTGCGATGCCCAGGTGATCTACACCGACTGGCAGCGGGGCAATTTCTTCGTCGCGGTCAAGCAGGCCCTGCCCCGCGCTTCGCGCCTGGGGCTGGAGTTCGATCATCTGACCCTGCCCAATCACCGGGCCTTTGCCGAGCTCTATCCCCAGGCACAGTTACTGGACATCGCCGCGCCCTGCATGAACCTGCGCATGCTCAAGTCCGCCGAAGAGCAAGCGCTGATCCGCCAGGGTGCGCGGATTGCAGACATCGGCGGGGCCGCCGCCATCGAAGCCCTGCACGACCAGGTACCGGAATACGAAGTGGCCGGACACGCCACCCAGGCCATGGTGCGGGCGATTGCCGAGGCGTTTCCGGGGGCCGAACTGATGGATACCTGGACCTGGTTTCAGTCCGGGCTCAATACCGATGGCGCCCACAATCCACTGACCTCGAGACGGGTCAGCCCAGGAGAAGTGCTGAGCCTCAACTGCTTCCCGATGATCGCCGGCTACTACACCGCCCTGGAGCGCACGCTGTTCCTCGGCCATTGCCCCGACGCCTGCCTACGATTGTGGGAGATCAACGTCCAGGTGCATGAAGCCGGGCTGCAACTGGTCAAGCCCGGCGCACGCTGCAGCGATATCGCTCGACAACTGAACGCCCTCTACCTGGAACACGACCTGCTGCAATACCGTACCTTCGGCTATGGCCATTCGTTCGGCATCCTCAACCACTACTATGGGCGCGAGACCGGGCTGGAGTTTCGTGAGGATGTGGAGACCATTCTTGAGCCCGGCATGGTGGTGTCCATCGAACCGATGATCAGGCTGCCCGAAGGCCTGCCCGGTGCCGGCGGTTATCGGGAACACGACATCCTGATCGTCGACGAGCACGGCGCGTGCAATATCACCGGGCTGCCGTACGGGCCGCGGTACAACATCATTGGCAGTTGA